The genomic DNA CTTTGTTCAAGGGAGAACACATCATATCATTCGGGACTACTTTAAACAAGTTCTTCTCTCTGGATGTGCGAAACTCACTTCAATCTTCAAGATCATATCTCGTTTTAAGGAGATAATCTAGAGTTTGTGATACTGATCAATTATGGGGATGACCATCACATGATAGATACTCTACTTTATGACTCGTTAGggtataattatttattatgtcTATTAagcaaatttttcttttttgtagtATGCATGAGGTCTTCTActttgttctttaaaaaaaaaaaagacaaaatcataTCATGTATTGTTTAGATTTTTGTGGtgaattaattaagtttttgtggagaaagggaaagaaaatCTGTGGGAATAataatctaactttttttttttttactttgtaattCACATTATAGTATTGGTTTTCAAGGCTTTGGCATAGGAGATGATGGCCCAataatctaacttttttttttttttactttgtaattCACATTAATGCATTATAGGCCCAACACATTTTGAAGATCCAATTGAAAATTGACGTTTTTCTCTTGtctcaaagtttcaatcttGTTTCAGTTTCGGGAACATTATTAACTTCGGCTGAGCAGACATTTTTGTGAaattacaaagaagaagaagaagaattgaagaCAGAACAATGGAAggggaaggagaagaagacgaagaagatttCTCTTTCGGATCGCTGCTCATCGGGACGAAACGGCTAAGGTAAGAAAGTTATAAACTTTTAGGGTTTACTTCACATATGCAAACTGATTGGTTCCTGTATATCAGACCAGAACCGTTGGAAACCGAATTCCAACCCAAATTAATTATACTATGGAATACTCTACCACTATTATTGTGGAGTTGACGAATCCAATGTCGTTGTTTTTGAATTTCAGGGAAATTGTGAtggatgatgaggaagaagatggaccAGCTATTGGAAAAAAGCCCAGACAAATTAAACAGCCAAACCCTCTAAATGAACCAAAAAGGGAGCGTGAAGCCAGACTGAAACAGGAACAAGACCAAGCCCAGGGAGAACCAGCGGAGCAAGAACTTCCCCAACAAGGACAAGGCCAACCAGTTGGATCTGAAAGCAAAATACCAGTACTTTTTGTCAATAGACTTGCAAACTAATCAAATTTCACTAAGTTTTCGTTATTAGATCGACATTATCATTTCTGAGAttaactctctttttatttgtatgGGGTAGCCCTTTGGTGATGGTAGCCGCATTTTAAGAGATTATACACCAACAGGGCTTTTCGGTGATGCTATTAATCAGCATGAAGGTATTTTTTCTTACAGTTTCATACTTTGAACTAGCCCTACAAGTTCTggtaaaccgaaccaaacccaGCTGGTCAATTCGGTTTTTCGGGTTGATTTTGGTTACCAAAATTAACCATATAAAATATCGGATAGGTTCACTTCGGTTTATTTCAGTGATTGGAACTCCACCGAATTGAACTGTTCTTTTTGGGTATTTTCCTGTTAAAACTGGCTTCTTTTTAGGTTATGATGATGAATTGTAAAGTTCAAGATAAATAACTAAATACTATTGGTTTAGAAGTTatagaaaattgaaatttataaaaaaaacaagaattttaTAGTCAagttttaataagatttttaatgtgtgaaaaaattaaaattatgataaattagaAACCTAGGGAGTATAGTTgacttaatttataattataattgttttttattgtttctgtaGACACTTGTTGTTCAGTGGTTATTACACGACTTTTACAAGCTTCTTACAACAAGGATAAACCCCTCGCCGAACACCGCATCTTATCATACCGTGATTTAGCTGAGTACATCAAAGGAAGAAACCAAAATGATAAGTATGCATTTAGAAATCTAAACATACCGATCAAATACATTAGAGATGTTGGACTTCATAAAGATGTAAGTGAGTTTTATACATATGTTCTTTTAATTCCTAATATATACATCTATCTATAATTACTTAAAAACTTTTTGTGTAGAACAAAATATCAGGACCAGGAGTGAAGGGCGTGAAAACTAAAGGCGACTTTGAGTTTAAAATAGATGCTACTAAAGATTTTATCTATGATAAGTTTGCCACATTTCCATTGGGAATTGTTGTTGAGGCGGATCCTGAACTATTTAGTATTGAAATGGGGGTAAGTAAaaactgattttgttttaacatgaaaataaaattgatataaaatttgacattttaattatttttgtaggaCATCTTTAATGTACCAGCTCGTCCAGGTGGAATATTGGAAGAACATGCTTTTCTGGTCCTAGCTGAAGGTGTGACAAGAAGTGGATTACAATTTTTGGTGGTCCAAAATTCATGGGGAACAAGTTTTGCCAACAATGGCTATTTCAGGATAACACTACCAGACGATGGGAAGTTTAAAATCTTTTGGCCACTTTGAGAGTTTGAAGATAATTGATTTTGAACAATACTGTTATTGTCGTagttgtttgtttctgtttccgTCAAAAGGTTGGATGGATTAGAACAAGATTAATGTTCATCGGATGATTAATATGTTACATAGGATAGCAGCATCATTTAACTAGTAGTAAAACAAGGAGAtgccttttatttttaaaagaaacaaaaaaaaaaaaaaaagatggttaaCGTCTTTCAGAAACTACGTTGATTTACTCCCTCAAATATGGCAGTAATGAACACAAGTTTTAGACTAACAAACTGAAACCAAAGCAACTGAAGCACCACTAAACCTACAAGGACGGCTTCATACAGATGTAAGTGACTTTGAGAGTTTGAAGATTATTGATTTTGAACAATACACactgttattgttgttgttgtagttgtttgtttttgtttccgtCAAATGGTTGCATAGAGTGAATGACAATCTTCTTCCAAAAATCTTTGGGTGGATTACAACAAAATTACAGGTCATCGGTTGATTAATATGATATATAGCAGCGTCATTGAACCAGTAGTAAAACTAGTAGATGCCTTTTGTTTTTAacggaaacaaaacaaaaagagatggTTAACGTCTTTGAGAAACTACATTGCTCTATTCCCTCAAGTATGGCAGTAATGAACAcaagttttagataaacaaactgaAACCAAAGCAACGGAAGCACCACTaaacctaaaagaaaagaaatagtGCTCTGAATAAATACTACCGAAGTGTCGACACATGatagataacaaaacaaaaacagacgAAACTATTAAGACCACAAGTTAAAATGTTGCATCCACTAGATCATTAGAAACGAGATAATCTGACTTGTTATAACAGCGCCCTTTGCCAAGTCCATCCTTTTGAGTCCCCCCCAATCCTATCCTAGGTcacgcacaaaaaaaaagaaaaccaattcATGATTCTGAAATCATGCATGACCTGAATGCTTGGCCAAGacatattgttttgtttttccttcttcttcatatcgtAATACATCTATATATGCATGACAAGCACCGTGTGATATTGCATAGCTTCCAAGGAAAAAAGCATCTATGAATGACatacttctctaaacatgaTTTGAGTCTAGACAGAGCAAAACAAAAGTTGGCTAAGAGAAGCCCATACCTTGATTGATTGAACAACTTTTGGTATCAAGGCATTGGCGTAGGAGCCGGTCTACAAAGGATGGGATGCCTCTTTCTGTCCAAAGTAACCATACACTTGGCTTGATACTCCACAAGAGGTCCATCAGGCTTCTCCCTGGCCATAAAGGTAATGTAGGACTTTGATCTAGGTCCTGGGCGATAATAACCTCTCACAACTTCAACGAACTCCACATTCGAATGCTAGAGAAccacaataaacaaaaaaaaaaaaaaaatgttaatgccAGGCTTGGGGGCAGAACACTTATCAGGGttaaaaattcccaaaaaaccACCCAACTTGTAAGAAGAGCTTGTAAATCCTGTCAACCTAACAATTGctaacaaaaataagagactgAATCCTCATCAAAGCTCATCAGACCTTTATAGTTCTTCTTAAAGAATTGAAATTAGGAATTTAGATTTTAGTCTTCTTTGATTAACAACTAAGCTAAACCATCTATAAAACTAGTATGAAGACTGACAGATTtttaaacaaagagagagagagagagagagagagagagagagagagaNNNNNNNNNNNNNNNNNNNNNNNNNNNNNNNNNNNNNNNNNNNNNNNNNNNNNNNNNNNNNNNNNNNNNNNNNNNNNNNNNNNNNNNNNNNNNNNNNNNNNNNNNNNNNNNNNNNNNNNAGGGCTCTCTGCTCCAACTTCATTGGACTTATTCCTTTGTAATGAAAAGTTGGCTTAAGCTCACTATCCCCGTAAAATCCCTAAAATAAACCACACACACAGTTCAGTTATTAGTAGaaatcaccatcatcatcatcatcatcatcatcatctattcAATTCTTACAAATTAGTTTCAGCTCAAGAAAACTCAAAGCACATTATAGGACGGGACGTACCTTGCTCTCGATCATCTGGCGTTTAAAGATACGATAGTGTTCTCTAGCTTCTTCGGGGAAAAACTCCTCATCGGAGGATGAAAGCATCGGCTCCGGAGAAGAATAATACTCTAAACCAtcgaagctgtccacatcccaTTCCGGCGCCTTCAAGTAATCTATTCTAGCCTCAGGCTCTTCCTCTATCTTGGCTCTCCCATCACCaacgccttcttcttcttcatcgctctcttcctcctcctcctcctttacCTCTTCCTTTCCCGGCTCGAACTCGGCTTTACGCTTTCTCGCCTTACTTTTCAAATCCACCGATGAGAGGGCCATGGGTTCTACAACCTCCTCAATCTTGCGCGAATCTGCTTCTGCCGTCATCTCGGATGCGCATGGTTTGAGAACCACAGAAGATGTTTCCATGGATTCTATCGCCTCCTCCAATTTGCTCGATTCTCCTTTTATCGTCTTCTCGGCTGCGCATGGTTTGAGTACCATAATGATTGATGATTGATGACTGACTATTGATGATTGATCGAGTAAACCCTAGATTCTCTGTTCCACGACAACAATTGGGAAAGTGAAGCCTTCAAAGATATTTTGCGACAGAGACATACTTTTTCATAACCTTATTACATTAACACACTTTTTAAGACAACACATTCGGTAATTACCATCCTAGCcccaaacaattaaaataaaacaaaaacttcttGGTTTCAGTCCGGTATTTGAATATTTATCTCTCTATAGAACTAAGCGGATCAAGTAtaagaaaaacacatttttattgctttagaaaagtgacttaaaaactaaaaaaaactttcacaatctctcaaatctcttaAGTTATACCTAACTTTGACATCTCTTTTTATATAGAGAAGTCTAGACAATTTCTTAATCCAATTAGTCAAATTAACAGATAACTCATAAATTAACTAATTCTAATCTCTTTAAACCATAATTTGGTAGAattaacactacaagaaaacaggtgaTTAGCGACTACAAATAGTGGCCACATATGTAGTCGCcaaaaataatgattacatAGTGACGATTTAGCGACTATTCTATGACTACAGGGAATTAGTCGCTACTGAGTCATTCTATAGCGACTAATTCATGCAGTTGGTACGGTGATCGTATTTTAACAACTACGAGGCGACTATATTATTGATGGAATTATGTAGTCACAACTTAGTCGCTAAATTAATGACTACAGTACGACCGCGTCAAATAGTCGTAAACTTTGACGACTACGTTGCGACTTATTCGGCGAGTCATACGGTAGTCGTAAAATTTAGCGACTGTGCGGCGACTCTTACGGCGAGTCATTACATAGTCATCGtgtagtcgccaaatagtcgCAAAATACAGTTAAAAAACGTGTTTTCCATGTGGGGGTTGGTGTACCAACTTTTATTATGTAGTCGCCTATTAGTCACTTATTAGTCACCTATGAAAGTCTATAAAAACGAGTTGCACTCATTTGTTCTCTTCATTCCGAACAAGAAAATTTcctcttcttaaaaaaaaattctaaataaaaaaaaagtttggctttatataattttatattttctcccaaaaaaaaaatatatatatatatataattataatggcAGGATATTACAATTATGGTGGTAATGGCGGTAATTATCGGGAGTGGATGTACAAAAGGTTCGATGAAGTGACGGGGAATTTTTCATCTGAATTCGAAGTGGGGATGGACCAATTCTTAACGTTTGCAAGTAGCCAAGATACAGTTCAGAATAATGGGGGTAAGTTTCTCTGTCCATGTAGtgttagcaaaaaaaatagatgtctCTCGGGTAGAAGAGTTATGAGTCATCTGTTTAGTAATGGCCAAatgccagattattatgtttggtataaccACGAGAAGAGATTAATTTGGATATAGGAAGTAGTTACACTGATAGGACGTATGATGGGAGTCATGAAGAAatgggtaatgtagtagaagatccatatgtggatatggtgaatgatgcatttcgttataatgtgggtttagatgataattatcatcaaaatgAGAGTTATGAGAATGTGGAAGAACCGGTACAAAACCATTCTCAGAAATTTTACGACTTGTTAGATAGTGCAAAAACTCCTTTATATGATGGTTGTCGTGAAGGTCACTCGCAATTGTCATTGGCTGCTcgagtcatgcaaaataaggcggagtataatatgagtgaaaagttagtagATTCGGTTTGCGGAATTTTGACGGATTATTTACCAGAAGGCAACCAGTCTACCGGTTCACATTacgagacagagaaattgatgCGTAATTTGGGCCTTCCAtattatacaattgatgtttgtattaacaattgtatgattTTCTGGAAAGAAGACGAAAAGGAAGAGACATGTCTATTTTGTGGTTCACCAAGATGGAAGCCTAAGGAGGACCGACGGAGAACAAGagtaccatatagtcgtatgtggtatctacctattgctgataggttgaagagaatgtatcagagccaaaagactgcagcggcaatgagatggcatgcagagCACCAATCAAAAGAGGGAGAAATGAATCATCCTTCTGATGCGGCGGAGTGGAGATATTTCCAAGAGCTTAACCCTCGGTTTGCAGAAGAACCCCGTAACGTCTACCTTGGATTATGTACCgatgggttcaatccatttggcATGTCTCGTAATCATTCACTGTGGCCTGTGATCTTGACTCCATATAATTtaccccctggtatgtgcatgaatacgg from Camelina sativa cultivar DH55 chromosome 2, Cs, whole genome shotgun sequence includes the following:
- the LOC104715458 gene encoding uncharacterized protein LOC104715458; amino-acid sequence: MEGEGEEDEEDFSFGSLLIGTKRLREIVMDDEEEDGPAIGKKPRQIKQPNPLNEPKREREARLKQEQDQAQGEPAEQELPQQGQGQPVGSESKIPPFGDGSRILRDYTPTGLFGDAINQHEDTCCSVVITRLLQASYNKDKPLAEHRILSYRDLAEYIKGRNQNDKYAFRNLNIPIKYIRDVGLHKDNKISGPGVKGVKTKGDFEFKIDATKDFIYDKFATFPLGIVVEADPELFSIEMGDIFNVPARPGGILEEHAFLVLAEGVTRSGLQFLVVQNSWGTSFANNGYFRITLPDDGKFKIFWPL
- the LOC104715466 gene encoding glutamic acid-rich protein-like (The sequence of the model RefSeq protein was modified relative to this genomic sequence to represent the inferred CDS: added 73 bases not found in genome assembly), giving the protein MVLKPCAAEKTIKGESSKLEEAIESMETSSVVLKPCASEMTAEADSRKIEEVVEPMALSSVDLKSKARKRKAEFEPGKEEVKEEEEEESDEEEEGVGDGRAKIEEEPEARIDYLKAPEWDVDSFDGLEYYSSPEPMLSSSDEEFFPEEAREHYRIFKRQMIESKGFYGDSELKPTFHYKGISPMKLEQRALPNQNYRQFWQEMVYVCLQKLNQNKHSNVEFVEVVRGYYRPGPRSKSYITFMAREKPDGPLVEYQAKCMVTLDRKRHPILCRPAPTPMP